The genomic interval AACTGAATTATTTTATAGGGTGTTCTTTGACCGTGTTGCACATATCAGCCCATGGGAGGCTTTTCAATTCTCTTTTCTTCTCACTGCTTCTCCTTTACAAAGACTTTGCATATCTGGCAATTTAGAAAATTAATTGGCAGGGAAGAAAgtacacagctgtgccaacatagCATAGCCTGTtgtgttttattaaaaagaaagTAAATTAAACAATCTAGTATTTCATGTATACATCTAAATATTTAAAGtgtgagattttttaaaagatttatatcccatctttccaaaGTTCAGGATGACTCACAAAAattcctctcccagtggtttctcTGTTGGTGGTAATGACCCTAGTGgtaatgacctctcccagtggtttcatgttgGTGTTAAACAGCAAGAAGGATAAGACAGAACTCTGCTACATTCTGATATGTCATTAACCCGagtgccaaacaggagtcccccGAACATTATTTcctgggacctgtcagccaaaAAGGAGTGAAACCACTGAAAAACAGTGCcgccaagccccaactcagcaaactgacccagaaggacaccatgattAATGGTGTTGAAAGCCGCTGAAAAGTCCAACAGGACAAATAGGAGCATATTCCCCCAGTCCAGTCTCCAGCGCAGGTCATCCATCAAGGCCATCTCTATCCCAAAGTCTGGTCTGAAGTCAGACTGATAGGGAATCAGATATCCATTTTATCCAACTCCCTCAGGAACTGAGGAGTACAAGAGGGATGAATGATCCAGAAACATCCACTGGTATGTGATTCCTAAAGACATCATAATAATAACGGGACAAAACTGTTGGAACTGTGAGGAGGTAAAGGATGCTATAAATGGTGGCCAGGAAGTACAAAATGCACTTTACCCCAATCATTTTCTTTTGAGCTGTAATTTATTTTTGTCATGGTTTTTCTAAGAGTCTACTTATCGTCATCAAGCCACTATTGACGATGAAGTGGTTTCTATGGAAATACTAGATACAGCTGGACAGGTAAGAACTCTACTGATCCCTATAATGTGGTACACAGAAAATATGATTAACATGGGGGGAAAGCATCCAGCACTGCTGGCACTGGATTGCTGGAGACCTTGAGGAAAAGCTTAGCACTGGGGCCCCCATGGTATCCCCACTCACCCCCGATGTCACACTGAGCACTACTACTGGTGCAGAATGTTCAGGTGTTCGCTTGAccaggtgggccttctgatgaTTATGGACCTCAGGCCAGTGCTCTACCTGCTCAACCCCTAGACCATTTCTGGTTTGCAGGTACTTGTGTATGAAATATTGGAAATTCACATTCCAGAGGAACACATTGTGTAGTGTTCACAAACCAATATTCTGAATCAGATAAAAAGGAAGGGAAccaacattttgttttctttacttGTAGTTCAATCACTGTCGTTCTCAAAAGAAAGAGGGACAGATAGCTCAAGTAAAGACATGGAAGAACTTCATGCCAGGGGAGCGACACCCTGAAAGTCAATGTGAGCATGAAAGTTCAAGAGAGGTAGCCTCATTAGAGCCAAACTAGGCAAGATGATGGGGAATGCATGATCTGATAGTCCACAGGggtgtctttttttttagttCAAGTCTGCAGTAGGGTGGGCAGAGAATAAGATTAAGGAAGGGGCAGTAAAAGCTGCTACTGGCTCCATAGGGGAAATCTTAGAGTTTTATAAAGTGGCTTTTTGGAAGGATTTCTATTAGGAAAACGGTATGGGGGAAAGAATACAACACCATCGATGGAATAGGTGAGATTTATATTCTGCTGCTTACAGCAGGCAGCTGGTCAGTAGTATGACATTTTGTGCCATCAGTGACTAGAGCATACTAGAACTTAAAGGAAGCGATCCACAGCTGAACCCGAGCTGGTGGCATGTTTTAAATGGTCCAAAAATCCCCTCCCCAAAGTGTTAAAAGTTCTAAATATTAGTACTATTCCTTATTGTGTTTAATGTTGTCTCATTCATTCGGAAGTAGATCTTATGGTTCATATTGGGGAAAAAACTATTAGGTTTTTATCATGACATTATACAGAATAATGATGCTTCCTGCCACTGTGTGGGCTTGTTTTTCTGTAGTGCCTGGCTCTGTAAAACTTCCTGACCCTTTTATGGCAATATCCATAGGCAATATCCAAAACACAGTGGTACTAAATTGGAGCAGAAgtctctgcgcccccccccccaaatcccaacCATCTGTTTGTGTCTCATTGCCACCAACATTCTTCATGCATTTCTCATTTTCAAACAGGAAGATGCCATTCAGAAGGAAGGACATATACGATGGAGTGAGGGTTTTGTGCTAGTCTATGACATTACCGACCGAGGGAGCTTTGAAGAAGTCCTGCCACTTAAGAACTTGCTGGATGAAGTGAAAAAACCCAAGAATGTTACTTTGATCCTAGTTGGGAACAAAGCAGACCTGGACCACTCTAGGCAGGTCAGcacagaagaaggggaaaagCTGGCCACAGAACTCGCGTGTGCATTTTATGAATGCTCTGCTTGCACAGGAGAAGGTAACATCATGGAGGCATTTTATGAGCTCTGCCGGGAAGTGCGACGCAGAAAGATGGTTCAAGGCAAGACCCGGAGACGGAGTTCCACCACTCATGTCAAGCAAGCAATTAACAAGATGCTCACCAAAATTAGCAGCTAAAATTATTGCCTTTTGCAAGGTTAATGTGGGGCAGAGTAATTTCAGGTGGAGGGGGATTACAAGGCCAGATTGCCATTCATCAACAAGATGGTCAAAGCTttgctctgtgtatgtgtgtgttttggtcTCCTTTTTAAACCATCACATTATTCTTCCTGATATAAAGAGAAGCCAAGCAAATTTTGGGGACTTGTGATATATGCTCTGCTGCAGTTTGGTTGATCACCAATTATctaaaaattaaaatcaattcAAAGGGTAGCTTAGAAGATGCTGAATGTGTCTGGGTACTGCCACACTTCTCGCTCAGCACCTTCACAGGTCACTACTGTATGCTGACTTATCAGTAACAAATAGGTACTGTGTCTCTTGCCCAAGCCCTTATTGGGTGAAATGGATTACCCTTCACCATTAGTAACTTAACTGCAGTTCTCATGTATTCACTTGACAAAACACTCATCAGGAATGTCTAGCTCTATAATGAGAAGACTATCTGTATTCAGACAAAAGTCCAAGAAGGCAGGGAAGTTGTTTATGTGAATTCTTCACAGTGTTGTTTGGCTATTTCAGGCCACCAACTTACCAAGTGACTACATGTCAATTAGGGTAAGTTGCCACTTGATAAATGGTCCACTGTATTTACCTGTAGACAGTTTCGACGCTGGAGTCCTTAAAAGACAGACAGCCAGGCGCAATGTAGCAGTTTATGGATAGCATGGTAAATTGATTTTGTACCTTTAGCAGCACTATATTAATGCATGGTCAATGAAAAGACACTTCTGtttgcaagcctatgcatgtctactcagaagtaaatcccactgagcttaataggacttacttccaagtaagtatgtatatgattgcagccttggccATGCTTTCCTGGCCCATTTTAATGCCTACATTTTAGTAGAATGTCTGCTGAGTCAAACAGATCAGTGGAAGCTCTTTAGTAAGTTGCAAATGCTGCATTGGGCAGGAAAGAGTCCTTGTTTCTTTCAGAGGGGTTTGGCACTGTTCCTAGCTGGAGCATCTATGTCTCTCTTAAGCTAAAGAGTGGCTTAAAAACAAACCACTGCTTTTATAGAGCTGGTATTGGTGCATCATGGCAGCTCCTTTTTACCAGAGTTGTTTGTGGTACTCTATTGTTTGTTTGGATcaaaggctgtattttttttcctaacataTGAGCTGATTATTAGAGATTATTTCAGGGGAGATGGATTTTGATTCAGTGAGAGGATTGGAATGTATGAGTGTTTTGAGTTTCTAATCTGCAATTCCGTAGTTAGTGACAGCACTGTACATCTCCTTCCTGGGTAGCAAATCAAAGCAGTCCCTAGAATTGGTTCATGTGTTTTATTGCAGTGGGGATGGAAATGCTTCCTTATGGTTAAATATAGATGGCCGCATTACACTAAGTCAGAGCATGAGTCTGCCTAGCTCACTGTTATCCATGGTGGCTGAATCTGCAGGATGTCAGGCAGAAGTTTTTCCCAGCATtgtctggagatgtcagggactgaattTGGGACTAACACATGCAAAGGATGTGCTGTAAGTCTGAGCTATAGGCCCTCCCCATTGCTTTCCCTCCATACCACTCTTTAGGGACAGATGGAGAAACTACATGGGCAAGGCCTTCCCAGACACTCAGCCCCTTCAGTAAGGTATGAACTGGCCACTTGCCTTCCAAAGATCCTAAAGCTTTGATGAGCTTCTAATGGAAGGACATTCCATATTTCTAAGGCAGCCACAAAGGGTTGCGTCACACATTAGAAATTCTTACACAAGAAGAAAATTCCATACTGCAATTTGAATGAGCAGTCTGCATGTAAATGGTCACATGTGATAACTGAACCCACAgatgttggttttttttaaattgcatataCATATGCTGAGAATGC from Tiliqua scincoides isolate rTilSci1 chromosome 7, rTilSci1.hap2, whole genome shotgun sequence carries:
- the RERG gene encoding ras-related and estrogen-regulated growth inhibitor codes for the protein MAKSAEVKLAIFGRAGVGKSALVVRFLTKRFIWEYDPTLESTYRHQATIDDEVVSMEILDTAGQEDAIQKEGHIRWSEGFVLVYDITDRGSFEEVLPLKNLLDEVKKPKNVTLILVGNKADLDHSRQVSTEEGEKLATELACAFYECSACTGEGNIMEAFYELCREVRRRKMVQGKTRRRSSTTHVKQAINKMLTKISS